From one Phocaeicola salanitronis DSM 18170 genomic stretch:
- a CDS encoding 3-phosphoshikimate 1-carboxyvinyltransferase — protein sequence MKPISLVPPASIHATIQLPSSKSICNRALIINALSQNHAQLRNLSDCDDTRVLISALQDMPDTIDIGAAGTAMRFLTAYLSVNEGTHLLTGTPRMQQRPIGILANALREAGAHIEYAGKEGYPPLRITGSRLTHNEITLPGNVSSQYISALLMIGPALPDGLKLTLTGTVISRPYIDLTLELMQAFGAHAQWSDEHQLYVEPHPYQAPASYYIESDWSAASYWYEICALMPEAEIELPGLFRKSLQGDARVARLFSALGVETRYENDKVLLTKSDIKTSRMEYDFINQPDLAQTFVVTCALLDVPFRFSGLQSLKIKETDRMAALIKEMKKLGYVLNETDGSILSWNGERCIPDARPAIDTYEDHRMAMAFAPACIIVDNLFINNPQVVSKSYPHYWDDLRQAGFNIEAEP from the coding sequence ATGAAACCTATATCATTAGTTCCACCCGCATCGATTCATGCAACCATACAACTGCCTTCCTCGAAAAGCATTTGCAACCGCGCCTTGATTATCAACGCATTGTCGCAAAATCATGCGCAACTCAGGAACTTATCGGACTGCGATGACACGCGTGTCTTAATCAGTGCCTTACAAGACATGCCGGACACGATTGATATCGGAGCCGCAGGCACGGCGATGCGCTTCCTCACCGCTTATTTATCCGTAAACGAAGGGACTCACCTCCTGACGGGCACTCCACGGATGCAGCAACGCCCTATCGGCATATTAGCCAACGCATTGCGCGAAGCCGGCGCACACATCGAATATGCCGGCAAAGAAGGATATCCCCCCTTACGCATTACCGGAAGCCGTTTAACCCACAACGAAATCACTTTGCCCGGCAATGTCAGTTCGCAATACATTTCGGCATTGCTTATGATTGGCCCTGCCTTGCCCGATGGCTTGAAACTTACGCTGACGGGCACCGTCATCTCCCGCCCGTACATCGACCTGACACTGGAACTGATGCAGGCATTCGGAGCACACGCCCAATGGAGCGATGAACATCAATTATACGTAGAACCACATCCCTATCAGGCACCCGCCTCTTATTACATAGAAAGCGATTGGAGCGCGGCATCGTATTGGTATGAAATCTGTGCGCTGATGCCGGAAGCCGAAATCGAATTGCCCGGCTTGTTCCGGAAAAGCCTGCAAGGCGACGCCCGGGTTGCCCGCCTTTTCTCTGCATTAGGCGTAGAGACACGGTATGAAAACGATAAAGTCCTGTTAACGAAATCGGACATAAAAACCTCCCGAATGGAATACGACTTCATCAACCAGCCCGATCTGGCACAAACATTTGTAGTCACCTGCGCATTGTTGGATGTACCTTTCCGCTTCAGCGGCCTGCAAAGCCTGAAAATAAAAGAAACAGACCGCATGGCGGCATTGATTAAGGAAATGAAGAAATTGGGATATGTACTGAACGAAACAGACGGCTCTATCCTTTCTTGGAACGGTGAACGGTGCATACCGGATGCCCGCCCTGCCATCGATACCTACGAAGACCACCGAATGGCCATGGCTTTCGCGCCGGCTTGCATCATTGTAGACAATCTATTCATAAACAATCCTCAAGTGGTCAGCAAATCTTACCCGCACTATTGGGACGACTTGCGCCAGGCAGGGTTCAACATCGAAGCGGAGCCTTAA
- a CDS encoding aldo/keto reductase: MIEPVYSPANDRYTCGMKYRRAGKSGICLPEISLGLWHNFGDVDTLANGKRILFCAFDRGITHFDLANNYGPSYGSAEETFGQVMKSSFLPYRDELFISTKAGHDMWEGPYGNWGSRKHLMASLDQSLKRMNLDYVDIFYSHRYDPETPLEETMQALVDIVRQGKALYVGLSKYPEEVAGKAYSYLRAHDVPCLLYQGRYSLLVREPERQGILAQAKANGAGFIAFSPLAEGLLTNRYLNGIPEDSRIARGGHLKKEALTDEMLHKLWSLNAVAGKRGQSLAEMALAWLLKDDSVTSVIIGASSVKQLEDNLKALDNTHFSEEELREIEEVLK, from the coding sequence ATGATAGAACCTGTTTATTCTCCGGCGAATGACCGCTATACGTGTGGCATGAAATACCGCCGTGCCGGGAAAAGCGGCATTTGCTTGCCCGAAATCTCTCTTGGATTGTGGCATAATTTCGGTGATGTAGATACGTTAGCGAATGGCAAGCGTATCTTGTTCTGCGCTTTCGACCGCGGAATCACGCATTTTGATTTGGCTAACAATTACGGGCCTTCGTATGGTTCGGCGGAAGAAACGTTCGGGCAAGTGATGAAATCTTCTTTCCTGCCTTATCGGGACGAATTGTTTATTTCCACTAAGGCCGGGCATGATATGTGGGAAGGCCCTTACGGGAACTGGGGGTCGCGGAAACATCTGATGGCAAGCTTGGATCAAAGCCTGAAACGGATGAATTTGGATTATGTCGATATCTTTTATTCGCATCGGTACGACCCCGAAACGCCGCTTGAGGAAACCATGCAGGCACTGGTGGATATCGTAAGGCAAGGGAAAGCGTTGTATGTGGGGCTTTCCAAGTATCCGGAAGAGGTGGCTGGCAAAGCCTATTCCTACCTGAGGGCACACGATGTGCCTTGCCTGTTGTATCAGGGCCGGTATAGCCTGTTGGTCCGCGAGCCTGAAAGACAGGGGATATTGGCTCAGGCGAAAGCGAACGGTGCCGGGTTTATTGCTTTTTCTCCCTTGGCGGAGGGGTTGCTCACCAACCGTTATCTGAACGGCATACCGGAAGATTCGCGCATTGCAAGGGGCGGGCATCTGAAGAAAGAGGCATTGACCGATGAAATGTTGCATAAGCTTTGGTCATTGAATGCAGTTGCCGGCAAGCGTGGGCAGAGTTTGGCGGAAATGGCATTGGCATGGCTCTTGAAAGATGATAGTGTTACTTCGGTGATTATCGGCGCAAGTTCGGTAAAGCAGTTGGAGGATAACTTGAAAGCGTTAGACAATACACATTTTTCGGAAGAGGAATTGCGGGAGATTGAAGAGGTTTTGAAA